A region from the Algoriphagus machipongonensis genome encodes:
- a CDS encoding shikimate kinase yields the protein MNDFLKVVLVGLPGSGKSTFGRQLATALDFPYYDLDQLIEKKFQMKIPDIFNDFGEGRFREWETETLIEVMSSQESLVLASGGGCPCFNDNMDIINKQGASVYLDVPLEEISERLSLPKLQHRPMFKDLGHGEITLKLKSLLADREFYYDQAKIKLSGGDFSTELLMSELIKLIKN from the coding sequence ATGAACGATTTTCTGAAAGTTGTTTTGGTTGGTTTACCTGGATCAGGTAAAAGTACTTTTGGAAGGCAATTGGCCACTGCTTTAGATTTTCCATATTATGATTTGGACCAATTAATCGAAAAGAAATTCCAGATGAAGATCCCCGATATTTTTAATGATTTTGGAGAAGGGAGATTCAGAGAATGGGAAACAGAAACATTAATAGAAGTCATGTCATCTCAAGAATCCCTCGTTCTTGCCTCTGGTGGAGGTTGCCCTTGCTTCAATGACAACATGGATATAATAAACAAGCAAGGTGCATCCGTTTATCTGGATGTTCCATTAGAGGAGATTTCTGAAAGGTTGAGTTTGCCAAAGCTACAGCATAGACCTATGTTCAAGGATCTAGGACATGGAGAGATCACCTTAAAGCTGAAGAGCCTACTTGCTGATAGAGAATTTTATTATGACCAGGCAAAAATAAAGCTCAGTGGAGGAGATTTTTCCACTGAGCTTTTAATGTCTGAATTAATAAAATTGATTAAAAACTAA
- the proS gene encoding proline--tRNA ligase: MSKGLPKRSEDYSLWYNELVKRADLAENSAVRGCMVIKPYGYSIWEKMQAELDRMFKETGHTNAYFPLFIPKSYLSKEASHVEGFAKECAVVTHYRLKNGENGEGVIVDPDAKLEEELIVRPTSETVIWSTYKNWIQSYRDLPLLVNQWANVVRWEMRTRLFLRTAEFLWQEGHTAHATAKEAEAETLQMMNVYATFAEDFMALPVVRGRKSANERFAGADDTLCIEAMMQDGKALQAGTSHFLGQNFAKAFDVKFAAKDGKLDYVWGTSWGVSTRLMGALIMAHSDDNGLVLPPKLAPIQVVIVPIYRKEEEFDAISEKANEIMAELRKVGISVKYDNRDTHKPGWKFAEYELKGVPLRIAIGPRDLENGTIEIARRDNLTKSQFELSSQPIAEKISGMLEEIQEAIYKKAFDFREEKTTEVNTWEEFKDVLENKGGFISAHWDGTPETEDKIKELTKATIRCIPLARKEEEGTCVLTGKPSEGRVYFAKAY, from the coding sequence ATGAGTAAAGGACTACCTAAGAGAAGTGAAGATTATTCACTTTGGTATAACGAATTAGTAAAAAGAGCCGATCTGGCAGAAAATTCTGCGGTCAGAGGATGTATGGTGATTAAACCTTATGGCTACTCCATTTGGGAAAAAATGCAGGCTGAATTAGATAGGATGTTCAAGGAAACAGGCCATACAAATGCTTATTTCCCACTTTTCATTCCTAAATCTTACTTAAGCAAAGAGGCGAGCCATGTGGAGGGTTTTGCAAAAGAATGCGCGGTAGTCACCCATTATAGGTTGAAAAATGGTGAAAATGGGGAAGGGGTGATTGTTGATCCCGATGCTAAACTTGAGGAGGAATTAATTGTTAGACCTACTTCTGAAACGGTTATTTGGAGTACCTATAAGAATTGGATCCAATCTTACCGAGATCTTCCACTATTAGTGAATCAGTGGGCAAATGTTGTTAGATGGGAAATGCGTACTCGATTATTCTTGAGGACAGCTGAATTTCTATGGCAAGAAGGGCATACTGCACACGCAACTGCAAAGGAAGCAGAAGCTGAAACCCTACAAATGATGAATGTTTATGCCACTTTTGCTGAAGACTTCATGGCTTTGCCTGTAGTAAGAGGTAGAAAAAGTGCCAATGAGCGTTTTGCGGGTGCTGATGATACATTATGTATTGAGGCAATGATGCAGGATGGAAAAGCTTTACAAGCAGGAACCTCCCATTTCTTAGGACAGAATTTCGCCAAGGCTTTTGATGTAAAGTTTGCTGCCAAAGATGGTAAATTAGATTACGTTTGGGGAACTTCATGGGGTGTAAGTACCCGTTTGATGGGAGCGCTGATTATGGCTCACTCAGATGATAATGGTTTGGTGCTTCCTCCTAAATTGGCACCAATTCAAGTGGTGATCGTTCCGATTTACAGAAAAGAGGAAGAGTTTGATGCCATCTCTGAGAAAGCTAATGAAATCATGGCAGAGCTTCGAAAAGTAGGTATTTCTGTGAAGTACGATAATCGTGATACTCATAAGCCAGGATGGAAGTTTGCTGAGTATGAATTGAAAGGTGTCCCATTGAGAATTGCGATCGGACCTAGAGATCTGGAAAACGGAACCATCGAGATTGCTCGTAGAGATAATTTGACCAAATCTCAGTTTGAACTTTCCTCTCAACCAATTGCTGAAAAAATTTCAGGGATGTTGGAAGAAATTCAAGAGGCGATTTACAAGAAAGCTTTTGATTTCAGAGAAGAAAAAACTACTGAAGTCAATACTTGGGAAGAATTTAAAGATGTGCTAGAAAACAAAGGTGGTTTCATTTCAGCACATTGGGATGGAACTCCAGAAACTGAAGATAAAATCAAGGAATTGACGAAAGCAACAATTCGTTGTATTCCTCTAGCTCGAAAAGAGGAAGAAGGGACTTGCGTTTTAACAGGTAAACCTTCGGAAGGAAGAGTTTACTTTGCGAAAGCTTATTAA
- a CDS encoding OmpP1/FadL family transporter: MRLTFLIFSCIIISSSTLFAQSGYFEDAYRFSHVQSNGSSRIMGIGGAQWSIGGDVSNIAGNPAGLGFFRTSEASLSIGYSDWKVNTSYLDQNKSYNTTNFHIPNLSYVMANPKTDLSRGAFKGGAFGISLQRVANFNTEYGYYSDELGNTSIIDFYIQDAFGIPESQIESFGLTGMAYQTYQINPVLFDENGNPINNPDTYDSFVTGFPFQDENVRQEGSSNQLTFGYGANFNHKIFVGGSVGIRNLSFTSIKSYNEEFPDGPLINSSLTERLYINGSGINVNLGLIYKPIDYLNFGFTFQTPTWYAFNEEYEAAMSANYDNFNYEPEDTILGYTEAFSDYLVSSYGLNTPLKLGGGATFFFGKNGFISADVDWVDYSAANLKSRDFNEGPDNEAIKSTYTSTINYRVGAEFKFNVLRVRGGYAYYGDPIANSNFDRSTNQITGGLGARFNKFSVDFTVINQKSNNLYSSYQVLDAQNNNIGPVTSLENRIFTGMLTLGLSF, from the coding sequence ATGAGGTTAACATTCCTTATTTTCTCTTGTATAATTATATCCAGTTCTACCCTATTCGCGCAGAGTGGGTATTTCGAAGATGCTTATAGATTTAGCCATGTTCAATCCAATGGTTCTTCCAGAATCATGGGGATAGGTGGGGCTCAGTGGTCTATAGGTGGTGATGTATCAAATATAGCCGGTAACCCAGCCGGGCTTGGTTTCTTTAGGACTTCTGAAGCAAGCCTCTCAATTGGATATTCGGACTGGAAAGTAAACACCAGTTATTTAGATCAAAATAAGTCATACAATACGACTAATTTTCACATCCCTAATCTTAGCTATGTCATGGCCAACCCCAAAACAGATCTGTCAAGGGGAGCTTTTAAAGGTGGGGCATTCGGAATTAGTTTACAAAGAGTAGCCAACTTCAATACTGAATATGGTTATTACTCTGACGAACTTGGAAACACATCCATTATCGATTTCTACATTCAAGATGCTTTTGGGATACCAGAATCTCAGATAGAATCTTTTGGATTGACAGGCATGGCATACCAGACCTACCAGATTAACCCTGTCCTATTTGACGAAAATGGTAACCCTATCAATAATCCTGATACTTATGATTCATTTGTCACCGGATTCCCGTTTCAGGATGAAAATGTAAGACAAGAAGGAAGTTCAAATCAGTTGACATTTGGTTATGGAGCCAATTTCAATCATAAGATTTTTGTGGGTGGATCAGTAGGTATAAGAAACCTTTCTTTTACCTCAATAAAATCCTACAACGAAGAATTCCCAGATGGACCATTGATTAATTCCTCTCTAACAGAAAGGTTATATATAAATGGTTCGGGGATTAATGTCAATTTAGGTTTGATCTACAAACCCATTGATTATTTGAATTTTGGGTTCACTTTCCAAACCCCAACTTGGTATGCGTTTAATGAGGAGTATGAAGCAGCAATGTCTGCTAACTATGATAATTTTAACTACGAACCAGAAGACACTATACTTGGCTACACTGAAGCTTTTTCAGATTACTTAGTGAGTTCATATGGTCTTAACACCCCACTCAAACTTGGGGGTGGAGCAACTTTTTTCTTCGGAAAGAATGGGTTTATTTCTGCAGATGTAGATTGGGTTGATTATTCAGCAGCCAATTTAAAAAGTAGAGATTTCAATGAAGGGCCAGACAATGAAGCCATCAAAAGTACCTACACCAGCACAATCAATTATCGTGTTGGAGCAGAATTTAAGTTTAATGTCTTAAGAGTCCGTGGTGGTTACGCCTATTATGGTGACCCTATTGCAAACTCTAACTTTGACCGCAGCACCAATCAAATTACTGGTGGCCTAGGAGCTAGATTCAATAAGTTTTCGGTTGACTTTACAGTGATAAATCAGAAATCCAACAATCTATATAGTAGCTACCAAGTTTTAGATGCTCAAAACAATAACATTGGCCCAGTGACCTCATTAGAAAACAGAATTTTCACAGGTATGCTAACGCTTGGACTTAGTTTTTAA
- a CDS encoding BT_3928 family protein translates to MIKDGFLWVLRFLVGGLFIFSGLIKVNDPVGTSIKLEEYFDVFSNDIAGFFQYLEPFALPIGVFLVVLEVTLGVMLILGVKSKFTVWSLGAMILFFTFLTFYSAYFNKVTDCGCFGDAIKLTPWESFYKDIILLVLITILLIFKDDLPRYSSKWTKVTVVIALVSSLILSILAIRNLPFIDFRAYKIGVDIPRAMEPSSPLLYTYVMKKGGETVEFDQYPSDESYEFVEMNLKNPEALPKISDFAVWNDSGDYSAEMFTGNKLVILVSNMPKMSSSNLEQIDALVTNLNNTPVEVVLVAAAAQEEVDSLISSRGWGITGLQADATVVKTMIRSNPGIMVLKDGVVIGKYHDNNTPDAAEVIDLFMP, encoded by the coding sequence ATGATTAAAGATGGGTTTTTATGGGTGCTAAGGTTCCTAGTTGGTGGATTATTCATCTTTTCAGGATTAATTAAAGTCAATGATCCTGTCGGTACATCGATTAAACTGGAAGAATATTTTGATGTTTTTTCAAATGACATTGCCGGGTTTTTCCAATATCTAGAACCATTTGCCTTACCAATCGGTGTGTTTTTGGTCGTGTTGGAGGTGACTTTAGGAGTTATGTTGATATTAGGAGTGAAAAGTAAATTCACTGTTTGGTCTTTAGGAGCCATGATCCTCTTTTTTACTTTCTTGACATTTTATTCAGCTTATTTCAATAAGGTCACGGATTGCGGATGTTTTGGAGATGCTATCAAATTGACGCCATGGGAATCTTTCTATAAGGACATCATACTATTAGTCTTGATTACGATTTTATTGATTTTTAAGGATGATTTACCTCGTTATTCCTCTAAATGGACCAAGGTAACAGTAGTAATTGCATTGGTCAGTTCTTTGATACTATCAATCCTTGCGATTAGAAATCTTCCATTCATAGATTTCAGAGCTTACAAGATAGGTGTGGACATTCCTAGAGCCATGGAGCCATCTTCTCCTTTGCTATATACCTATGTGATGAAAAAGGGTGGAGAGACCGTTGAATTTGATCAGTATCCTTCTGATGAAAGTTATGAGTTTGTCGAGATGAATTTGAAAAACCCTGAAGCTCTACCAAAAATCTCTGATTTTGCTGTTTGGAACGATAGCGGAGATTATTCTGCGGAAATGTTTACTGGAAATAAATTGGTGATTCTAGTTAGCAATATGCCTAAAATGAGCTCTTCCAACTTAGAGCAAATCGATGCTTTGGTTACAAATCTAAATAATACGCCTGTGGAGGTAGTATTAGTCGCTGCGGCAGCACAAGAAGAAGTAGATTCTTTGATCAGCAGCCGTGGTTGGGGGATTACTGGCTTACAAGCAGATGCTACTGTTGTAAAAACAATGATCCGATCTAATCCAGGTATTATGGTTTTAAAAGATGGGGTGGTGATAGGTAAATATCATGATAACAATACACCTGATGCCGCTGAGGTGATAGATTTATTTATGCCATGA
- a CDS encoding NfeD family protein: protein MTIVILITLLLIGLTLMVAEVLFVPGTTIVGIFGLVVSLMGVGYAFLSFDAGTAWFVTSIAALLNVAAIVYSFRSGVWNKYSLKTTSKGGAFDGRTSGLQVGMPGKAISDIKPIGKAQFSEKIYEVKSESGFIMVGSDITIIKIENNKILVK from the coding sequence ATGACAATAGTTATCCTGATTACTTTATTGCTGATTGGCCTTACCCTTATGGTGGCGGAGGTTCTTTTCGTTCCGGGGACAACCATCGTAGGAATTTTTGGCTTGGTTGTCAGCCTGATGGGGGTAGGGTATGCATTTTTAAGTTTTGATGCTGGGACCGCTTGGTTTGTGACCAGCATTGCTGCTTTATTAAATGTAGCTGCTATTGTTTACAGTTTTAGATCAGGAGTCTGGAATAAGTATTCATTAAAAACTACGAGTAAGGGAGGAGCTTTTGACGGAAGAACATCCGGCTTGCAAGTAGGGATGCCCGGTAAGGCCATTTCAGATATCAAACCAATAGGAAAAGCTCAGTTTTCTGAGAAAATATATGAGGTAAAATCCGAGTCTGGATTTATAATGGTAGGCTCCGATATTACTATTATCAAAATTGAAAACAATAAAATTTTAGTCAAATAA